In the Haliaeetus albicilla chromosome 7, bHalAlb1.1, whole genome shotgun sequence genome, one interval contains:
- the CHGB gene encoding secretogranin-1 isoform X2 codes for MVTRCIVEVLSNALSKPNAPPINPECKEILKTSDRNDRERSENKQLEVRHLKDLAEIEKHHTGSVEKEQSQAEEESKKYLKGSDEEKLGHKEGKSKEEEDGLHTPIREERLHTEEKKHYQETGREEEKSYHSEEEGKESKRHDEEVEHAVLNKKSHSGGTSTEEFPDGNDQRPMGHWHSEEGMQSPKRIHEGEEGEAEEERSEKYHHESKEHDFSHQQEHEELDESEETEEEKQPYKPKRYHGKHRMGDFSEKKRGHGGEKEELAEDSNTEEAYLWDKRNHHQKHHEESEQQREEKSGYRGRHGSEEVEEKRHAGQESEYRERWQQSEESSEEENKRHRHSEESNEKWHEERRHRDGSHEARRQHSEGRMYLGDESEEELDKYLSGGSKEEQHHAGGRYRLWDNEDEGSQNAYTQERKGQARRHYSTEDSVEQQRYPGSSEEEEEVERKHHSSNQMENEEENMEEGRYAEREDYTSHLPAENEKRTVVSYSPFYPLLWWKSRHFQKRDSTGEQLLEGKEESRPTLNEKNLFPEYNDYDWWEKKQILSALNHGPIDKRSLGKMNRYDMKRQYNKMDQLAQLLNYRKKSAEFPELYNSEEDMKKRHIIGNDRRSLSQRPLTEQEEKELENLATMDLELQKIAEKFNDNRRG; via the exons GTGATAGAAATGACAGAGAGAGAAGCGAAAACAAACAACTTGAAGTGAGGCATTTGAAAGACCTAGCAGAGATTGAAAAACATCATACTGGGAGTGTGGAGAAAGAACAAAGTCAGGCAGAAGAGGAATCTAAAAAGTACTTGAAAGGAAGTGATGAGGAGAAGCTTGGTCACAAGGAAGGTAAAagcaaggaagaggaggatggaCTCCACACACCAATTCGAGAAGAGAGACTtcatacagaagaaaagaaacactatCAGGAAactggaagagaggaggagaagagctACCACAGTGAAGAAGAAGGCAAAGAGAGCAAGCGTCATGATGAAGAGGTAGAGCATGCTGTTCTCAACAAGAAGTCCCACTCTGGAGGCACAAGCACAGAGGAGTTCCCTGATGGGAATGATCAGCGCCCCATGGGCCACTGGCACTCGGAGGAGGGAATGCAGAGCCCGAAAAGAATCCATGAAGGTGaagagggagaggcagaggaagaaagaagtgaaaaataccACCATGAGTCTAAGGAACATGATTTCTCCCATCAGCAAGAGCATGAAGAATTGGATGAGAGTGaagaaacagaggaggaaaagcaaccCTACAAACCCAAACGTTATCATGGGAAGCATAGAATGGGTGACTTCTCTGAAAAGAAGAGGGGCCATGGTGGTGAGAAAGAGGAACTAGCTGAGGACTCAAACACAGAGGAGGCCTATCTCTGGGACAAGAGGAACCATCATCAGAAACATCATGAAGAGTCTGAGCAGCAGCGTGAGGAGAAGAGTGGTTATCGTGGGAGGCATGGGTCTGAAGAGGTGGAGGAGAAGAGGCATGCAGGCCAGGAAAGTGAGTACAGAGAAAGGTGGCAGCAGAGTGAAGAGAgcagtgaagaagaaaacaagaggcaTCGCCACAGTGAAGAAAGTAATGAGAAATGGCATGAGGAGAGGAGACACCGTGATGGATCACATGAGGCGAGGAGGCAGCATTCCGAGGGAAGGATGTATCTTGGAGATGAAAGTGAGGAAGAGCTGGATAAGTATCTCAGTGGTGGCAGCAAGGAGGAGCAGCATCATGCTGGAGGGAGATACCGCTTGTGGGACAATGAAGATGAAGGGTCACAGAACGCGTACACTCAAGAGCGCAAAGGGCAGGCCAGAAGACACTACAGCACTGAGGACAGTGTAGAGCAACAGCGCTACCCTGGCagcagtgaggaggaggaggaagtagAAAGGAAGCATCACAGCAGTAATCAGATGGAAAACGAAGAGGAGAATATGGAGGAGGGAAGATACGCAGAGAGGGAAGATTACACAAGCCATCTCCCTGCAGAGAATGAGAAGAGGACTGTAGTATCCTACAGCCCTTTCTACCCACTGCTGTGGTGGAAAAGCCGGCACTTTCAGAAAAGGGACAGCACAGGAGAGCAGCTTCTGGAGGGCAAAGAGGAAAGCAGGCCCACTCTGAATGAGAAGAATCTTTTCCCTGAATATAATGACTATGACTGgtgggagaaaaagcaaatccTAAGTGCTCTGAACCATGGACCCATTGACAAGAGGAGTCTTGGCAAAATGAACAGATACGATATGAAAAGGCAGTACAACAAGATGGATCAACTTGCACAACTTCTGAATTACAGGAAGAAATCAGCTGAATTCCCAGAATTGTACAATTCTGAAGAAGACATGAAAAAACGCCACATAATCGGGAATGACAGAAGAAGTCTGAGCCAGAGGCCTCTGACAGAACAGGAG gaaaaagaactggaaaacCTGGCCACTATGGATTTGGAGCTGCAGAAAATAGCTGAGAAGTTTAATGACAACAGGAGAGGCTGA
- the CHGB gene encoding secretogranin-1 isoform X1, with product MGPLALLGLLGAAALAGVSAVPVEKDHIEEMVTRCIVEVLSNALSKPNAPPINPECKEILKTSDRNDRERSENKQLEVRHLKDLAEIEKHHTGSVEKEQSQAEEESKKYLKGSDEEKLGHKEGKSKEEEDGLHTPIREERLHTEEKKHYQETGREEEKSYHSEEEGKESKRHDEEVEHAVLNKKSHSGGTSTEEFPDGNDQRPMGHWHSEEGMQSPKRIHEGEEGEAEEERSEKYHHESKEHDFSHQQEHEELDESEETEEEKQPYKPKRYHGKHRMGDFSEKKRGHGGEKEELAEDSNTEEAYLWDKRNHHQKHHEESEQQREEKSGYRGRHGSEEVEEKRHAGQESEYRERWQQSEESSEEENKRHRHSEESNEKWHEERRHRDGSHEARRQHSEGRMYLGDESEEELDKYLSGGSKEEQHHAGGRYRLWDNEDEGSQNAYTQERKGQARRHYSTEDSVEQQRYPGSSEEEEEVERKHHSSNQMENEEENMEEGRYAEREDYTSHLPAENEKRTVVSYSPFYPLLWWKSRHFQKRDSTGEQLLEGKEESRPTLNEKNLFPEYNDYDWWEKKQILSALNHGPIDKRSLGKMNRYDMKRQYNKMDQLAQLLNYRKKSAEFPELYNSEEDMKKRHIIGNDRRSLSQRPLTEQEEKELENLATMDLELQKIAEKFNDNRRG from the exons GTGATAGAAATGACAGAGAGAGAAGCGAAAACAAACAACTTGAAGTGAGGCATTTGAAAGACCTAGCAGAGATTGAAAAACATCATACTGGGAGTGTGGAGAAAGAACAAAGTCAGGCAGAAGAGGAATCTAAAAAGTACTTGAAAGGAAGTGATGAGGAGAAGCTTGGTCACAAGGAAGGTAAAagcaaggaagaggaggatggaCTCCACACACCAATTCGAGAAGAGAGACTtcatacagaagaaaagaaacactatCAGGAAactggaagagaggaggagaagagctACCACAGTGAAGAAGAAGGCAAAGAGAGCAAGCGTCATGATGAAGAGGTAGAGCATGCTGTTCTCAACAAGAAGTCCCACTCTGGAGGCACAAGCACAGAGGAGTTCCCTGATGGGAATGATCAGCGCCCCATGGGCCACTGGCACTCGGAGGAGGGAATGCAGAGCCCGAAAAGAATCCATGAAGGTGaagagggagaggcagaggaagaaagaagtgaaaaataccACCATGAGTCTAAGGAACATGATTTCTCCCATCAGCAAGAGCATGAAGAATTGGATGAGAGTGaagaaacagaggaggaaaagcaaccCTACAAACCCAAACGTTATCATGGGAAGCATAGAATGGGTGACTTCTCTGAAAAGAAGAGGGGCCATGGTGGTGAGAAAGAGGAACTAGCTGAGGACTCAAACACAGAGGAGGCCTATCTCTGGGACAAGAGGAACCATCATCAGAAACATCATGAAGAGTCTGAGCAGCAGCGTGAGGAGAAGAGTGGTTATCGTGGGAGGCATGGGTCTGAAGAGGTGGAGGAGAAGAGGCATGCAGGCCAGGAAAGTGAGTACAGAGAAAGGTGGCAGCAGAGTGAAGAGAgcagtgaagaagaaaacaagaggcaTCGCCACAGTGAAGAAAGTAATGAGAAATGGCATGAGGAGAGGAGACACCGTGATGGATCACATGAGGCGAGGAGGCAGCATTCCGAGGGAAGGATGTATCTTGGAGATGAAAGTGAGGAAGAGCTGGATAAGTATCTCAGTGGTGGCAGCAAGGAGGAGCAGCATCATGCTGGAGGGAGATACCGCTTGTGGGACAATGAAGATGAAGGGTCACAGAACGCGTACACTCAAGAGCGCAAAGGGCAGGCCAGAAGACACTACAGCACTGAGGACAGTGTAGAGCAACAGCGCTACCCTGGCagcagtgaggaggaggaggaagtagAAAGGAAGCATCACAGCAGTAATCAGATGGAAAACGAAGAGGAGAATATGGAGGAGGGAAGATACGCAGAGAGGGAAGATTACACAAGCCATCTCCCTGCAGAGAATGAGAAGAGGACTGTAGTATCCTACAGCCCTTTCTACCCACTGCTGTGGTGGAAAAGCCGGCACTTTCAGAAAAGGGACAGCACAGGAGAGCAGCTTCTGGAGGGCAAAGAGGAAAGCAGGCCCACTCTGAATGAGAAGAATCTTTTCCCTGAATATAATGACTATGACTGgtgggagaaaaagcaaatccTAAGTGCTCTGAACCATGGACCCATTGACAAGAGGAGTCTTGGCAAAATGAACAGATACGATATGAAAAGGCAGTACAACAAGATGGATCAACTTGCACAACTTCTGAATTACAGGAAGAAATCAGCTGAATTCCCAGAATTGTACAATTCTGAAGAAGACATGAAAAAACGCCACATAATCGGGAATGACAGAAGAAGTCTGAGCCAGAGGCCTCTGACAGAACAGGAG gaaaaagaactggaaaacCTGGCCACTATGGATTTGGAGCTGCAGAAAATAGCTGAGAAGTTTAATGACAACAGGAGAGGCTGA
- the TRMT6 gene encoding tRNA (adenine(58)-N(1))-methyltransferase non-catalytic subunit TRM6 isoform X1, with protein sequence MEDGRSPGPRICEGDCAVLKRDDVFKAVPVLRRRKIIFEKQWFYLDNAIGHIYGTTFEVTSGGNLQPKQEVEETTTETKEAGTDNRNIVDDGKSQKLTHDDIKALKDKGIKGQEIVQQLIENSTTFRDKTEFAQDKYIKKKRKKYEAVITIVKPSTRILSTMYYAREPGKINHLRYDTLAQMLTLGNIRAGNKMIVMETCAGLVLGAVMERMGGYGSIIQMYPGGGPVRAATSCFGFPNLFFNNLHEFPLSKVDSLLSGTFSTETLPSESEDNVLLEEESNGLTDEKQSSLQEAEEESATEAAMEISQTEEQETMDINTEDVEFKENKEKENKENVREKQRKQWERRKKLIETAALLREKNADGLIVASKFHPTPLLLSLLEFVAPSRPFVVYCQYKEPLLECYTKLRERGGVINLKLSETWLRNYQVLPDRSHPKLTMSGGGGYLLSGTTVVLDKGKSDSSSSEALKMEEPSSKRCKVQDLHC encoded by the exons atgGAGGACGGCCGGAGTCCGGGCCCGCGCATTTGTGAGGGTGATTGCGCCGTCCTGAAGCGGGACGACGTCTTCAAAGCCGTACCCGTGctgaggaggag aaaaattatttttgagaagCAGTGGTTCTATCTGGATAATGCCATCGGACATATTTATGGAACTACATTTGAAGTAACCAGTGGTGGAAACCTCCAGCCAAAGCAAGAGGTGGAAGAGACTACCACAG aaacaaaagaagCAGGTACAGATAATCGTAACATAGTTGACGATGGAAAGTCTCAAAAACTGACTCATGATGACATAAAGGCTTTGAAGGACAAGGgtattaaaggacag GAAATAGTTCAACAGTTAATAGAGAACAGTACAACATTCAGAGACAAAACAGAATTTGCTCAAGATAAATACataaagaagaagagaaaaaa ATATGAGGCAGTTATTACAATTGTAAAACCATCCACTCGCATTCTTTCAACAATGTATTATGCAAGGGAACCTGGAAAAATTAA CCACTTGCGATATGACACCCTAGCTCAGATGTTGACTTTAGGAAACATCCGTGCTGGCAACAAGATGATTGTAATGGAAACGTGTGCAGGCCTTGTGCTGGGTGCAGTGATGGAGCGAATGGGAG GCTATGGATCCATTATTCAGATGTATCCAGGAGGAGGACCTGTTAGAGCTGCTACCAGTTGTTTTGGATTTCCAAACCTTTTTTTCAATAATCTTCATGAATTTCCTCTCAGCAAAGTGGATAGTCTCCTCTCTGGGACATTTTCTACAGAGACTCTGCCTTCAGAATCTGAAGATAATGTGCtactggaagaagaaagcaatggATTGACTGATGAGAAGCAGAGTTCCCTacaggaagcagaagaggaatCTGCTACTGAAGCAGCTATGGAGATCAGCCaaacagaagagcaagaaaCAATGGATATTAACACTGAAGATGTAGAAtttaaagagaacaaagaaaaagaaaataaagaaaat GTTcgggaaaagcaaagaaaacaatgggagagaaggaaaaagctaATAGAAACTGCTGCTTTGTTGAGAGAGAAGAATGCTGATGG cttAATTGTAGCCAGCAAGTTTCATCCCACTCCTTTATTACTTTCTTTATTGGAATTTGTTGCTCCTTCAAGGCCTTTTGTTGTCTACTGCCAGTATAAAGAG ccattATTAGAATGTTACACAAAGCTGAGGGAAAGAGGCGGTGTTATTAACCTAAAGCTGTCTGAAACCTGGCTACGAAACTACCAG gtcttaCCAGATCGAAGCCATCCAAAACTGACAATGAGCGGAGGGGGAGGGTACCTTCTGTCTGGTACCACTGTTGTCTTGGATAAGGGCAAATCAGATTCTAGTAGTTCAGAAGCACTGAAGATGGAAGAGCCATCATCTAAAAGATGCAAAGTTCAAGACCTTCATTGTTAA
- the TRMT6 gene encoding tRNA (adenine(58)-N(1))-methyltransferase non-catalytic subunit TRM6 isoform X2: MEDGRSPGPRICEGDCAVLKRDDVFKAVPVLRRRKIIFEKQWFYLDNAIGHIYGTTFEVTSGGNLQPKQEVEETTTETKEAGTDNRNIVDDGKSQKLTHDDIKALKDKGIKGQEIVQQLIENSTTFRDKTEFAQDKYIKKKRKKYEAVITIVKPSTRILSTMYYAREPGKINHLRYDTLAQMLTLGNIRAGNKMIVMETCAGLVLGAVMERMGGYGSIIQMYPGGGPVRAATSCFGFPNLFFNNLHEFPLSKVDSLLSGTFSTETLPSESEDNVLLEEESNGLTDEKQSSLQEAEEESATEAAMEISQTEEQETMDINTEDVEFKENKEKENKENVREKQRKQWERRKKLIETAALLREKNADGLIVASKFHPTPLLLSLLEFVAPSRPFVVYCQYKEVLPDRSHPKLTMSGGGGYLLSGTTVVLDKGKSDSSSSEALKMEEPSSKRCKVQDLHC; this comes from the exons atgGAGGACGGCCGGAGTCCGGGCCCGCGCATTTGTGAGGGTGATTGCGCCGTCCTGAAGCGGGACGACGTCTTCAAAGCCGTACCCGTGctgaggaggag aaaaattatttttgagaagCAGTGGTTCTATCTGGATAATGCCATCGGACATATTTATGGAACTACATTTGAAGTAACCAGTGGTGGAAACCTCCAGCCAAAGCAAGAGGTGGAAGAGACTACCACAG aaacaaaagaagCAGGTACAGATAATCGTAACATAGTTGACGATGGAAAGTCTCAAAAACTGACTCATGATGACATAAAGGCTTTGAAGGACAAGGgtattaaaggacag GAAATAGTTCAACAGTTAATAGAGAACAGTACAACATTCAGAGACAAAACAGAATTTGCTCAAGATAAATACataaagaagaagagaaaaaa ATATGAGGCAGTTATTACAATTGTAAAACCATCCACTCGCATTCTTTCAACAATGTATTATGCAAGGGAACCTGGAAAAATTAA CCACTTGCGATATGACACCCTAGCTCAGATGTTGACTTTAGGAAACATCCGTGCTGGCAACAAGATGATTGTAATGGAAACGTGTGCAGGCCTTGTGCTGGGTGCAGTGATGGAGCGAATGGGAG GCTATGGATCCATTATTCAGATGTATCCAGGAGGAGGACCTGTTAGAGCTGCTACCAGTTGTTTTGGATTTCCAAACCTTTTTTTCAATAATCTTCATGAATTTCCTCTCAGCAAAGTGGATAGTCTCCTCTCTGGGACATTTTCTACAGAGACTCTGCCTTCAGAATCTGAAGATAATGTGCtactggaagaagaaagcaatggATTGACTGATGAGAAGCAGAGTTCCCTacaggaagcagaagaggaatCTGCTACTGAAGCAGCTATGGAGATCAGCCaaacagaagagcaagaaaCAATGGATATTAACACTGAAGATGTAGAAtttaaagagaacaaagaaaaagaaaataaagaaaat GTTcgggaaaagcaaagaaaacaatgggagagaaggaaaaagctaATAGAAACTGCTGCTTTGTTGAGAGAGAAGAATGCTGATGG cttAATTGTAGCCAGCAAGTTTCATCCCACTCCTTTATTACTTTCTTTATTGGAATTTGTTGCTCCTTCAAGGCCTTTTGTTGTCTACTGCCAGTATAAAGAG gtcttaCCAGATCGAAGCCATCCAAAACTGACAATGAGCGGAGGGGGAGGGTACCTTCTGTCTGGTACCACTGTTGTCTTGGATAAGGGCAAATCAGATTCTAGTAGTTCAGAAGCACTGAAGATGGAAGAGCCATCATCTAAAAGATGCAAAGTTCAAGACCTTCATTGTTAA
- the TRMT6 gene encoding tRNA (adenine(58)-N(1))-methyltransferase non-catalytic subunit TRM6 isoform X3: MYYAREPGKINHLRYDTLAQMLTLGNIRAGNKMIVMETCAGLVLGAVMERMGGYGSIIQMYPGGGPVRAATSCFGFPNLFFNNLHEFPLSKVDSLLSGTFSTETLPSESEDNVLLEEESNGLTDEKQSSLQEAEEESATEAAMEISQTEEQETMDINTEDVEFKENKEKENKENVREKQRKQWERRKKLIETAALLREKNADGLIVASKFHPTPLLLSLLEFVAPSRPFVVYCQYKEPLLECYTKLRERGGVINLKLSETWLRNYQVLPDRSHPKLTMSGGGGYLLSGTTVVLDKGKSDSSSSEALKMEEPSSKRCKVQDLHC; encoded by the exons ATGTATTATGCAAGGGAACCTGGAAAAATTAA CCACTTGCGATATGACACCCTAGCTCAGATGTTGACTTTAGGAAACATCCGTGCTGGCAACAAGATGATTGTAATGGAAACGTGTGCAGGCCTTGTGCTGGGTGCAGTGATGGAGCGAATGGGAG GCTATGGATCCATTATTCAGATGTATCCAGGAGGAGGACCTGTTAGAGCTGCTACCAGTTGTTTTGGATTTCCAAACCTTTTTTTCAATAATCTTCATGAATTTCCTCTCAGCAAAGTGGATAGTCTCCTCTCTGGGACATTTTCTACAGAGACTCTGCCTTCAGAATCTGAAGATAATGTGCtactggaagaagaaagcaatggATTGACTGATGAGAAGCAGAGTTCCCTacaggaagcagaagaggaatCTGCTACTGAAGCAGCTATGGAGATCAGCCaaacagaagagcaagaaaCAATGGATATTAACACTGAAGATGTAGAAtttaaagagaacaaagaaaaagaaaataaagaaaat GTTcgggaaaagcaaagaaaacaatgggagagaaggaaaaagctaATAGAAACTGCTGCTTTGTTGAGAGAGAAGAATGCTGATGG cttAATTGTAGCCAGCAAGTTTCATCCCACTCCTTTATTACTTTCTTTATTGGAATTTGTTGCTCCTTCAAGGCCTTTTGTTGTCTACTGCCAGTATAAAGAG ccattATTAGAATGTTACACAAAGCTGAGGGAAAGAGGCGGTGTTATTAACCTAAAGCTGTCTGAAACCTGGCTACGAAACTACCAG gtcttaCCAGATCGAAGCCATCCAAAACTGACAATGAGCGGAGGGGGAGGGTACCTTCTGTCTGGTACCACTGTTGTCTTGGATAAGGGCAAATCAGATTCTAGTAGTTCAGAAGCACTGAAGATGGAAGAGCCATCATCTAAAAGATGCAAAGTTCAAGACCTTCATTGTTAA